TCTCGTCGACGAAGCACAGGCCAGCGCGGAGTTCCAGGAGTGGCTGGATGTCAAGAGCCGCTTCCACGACTACTCGCATCGCAATACACTGCTCATCAAACAGCAATGTCCAGAGGCGACCAAGGTCGCGGGTTACCGAACGTGGCAAGAGGAGTTCGACAGGCACGTCCAGGAGGGCGAGTCGGCGATCTGGATCTGGGCACCGATCATCACGACGCGGTGCCCGGAGTGTGAGAACGCGCCAAGCTACCACGGAGAATCGGACTGTGAGTACGACGAGACACCACCGGAGGAGTGGGACCAGGGGCTGGTCGGGTTCAAGCCCGCACCAGTGTTCGACGTCTCCCAGACCGAGGGTGAGCCGCTTCCCGAACTCGATACTGAGACGTACGGCGATGGAAGCGAGCTAGTCGACGCACTACAGTCGGCTGCACTCACTCTCGATGTGGAGGTCCAGATCGTGGCTGAGTCCGACTGGTCCCATCCGGGTGCCAAGGGTGTCTGTAGTCAGTCAGGAGGGGACCAGCTCCCGGTAGTGAAGGCAAAGAACAGAGCGAACGATGCGGATCTGGCGACGACACTGATCCACGAGTACGCCCACGCGTTGCTCCATTTCCAGGTGGCCGACGACAGCGAACGGGCGAAACGCGAGGTCGAAGCCGAAGCGGTGGCGTACGTCGTCGGTCGGTACTTCGGACTCGATACGCGTAACGCGGCGTTCTACCTGGCGGCGTGGGCTGAGGACAATACTGAGACGATCACTGATCGCCTGCAGCGGATCAGTACGACGGCAACGACAGTTATCGACGCAGTCAACGACCAACTGGGGGACTACACAACGTAGCATCGGCTACCTGTCTATCGTCTCTTAGATTCGAGTACACCATTCACAGGATGTTATGGAACCGTTCCCTGGGAGATTGATTTCGGGACGTCTGGGAATGTATCTCCTGCACAGTGTGACTGCATATATTGCCCCTGCCGAGTACTGAAACCGCCGATACCCCCAGCCGTCTGAGACACGCCCTCTTAAACTGGATGCGAATTACCCTGCATCTACAGAGCGTTTGAGCGCTTTGAGACCGAGATAGACGACTGCGCCTACGAAAAGTCCCTCTATTGCTGCATTGGCCACAGTCGATTCGATGAACGTCAGCTGTACTAATTGAGTGACTGCTGTCCCGAGCAACGCAAAAATGCCGGCAGCGACCGCCATTTTGAGTGTATCCATTTTCAGCCTCTGATTGGAACCGTTTTCGTGATGAATAGAACTCGTGATATTTTTACCGCTTGTATCTATCCCTGCCGACTACACTCTCTGTACTGATCGGATTGAGGGGCGACGGATCGGTATGAGAACCGTTGTATGACTTCTCCAGCATCCAGCTACATATCCATCCTAATCAGCTCTCAGCGACTGTGTTTTTGTCTCCCCTCCATGGGCGGAGGGAGCAATACCCTCAAGAAACGATGAGTTCGGAGCTACCCGAATCCACGACCGATACCACACACGCACAGACAACACCAGACACATCGGTGCCGACGCTGTCGGTTGTCGCAACCGGTCCTGCGACGTTCACCCGACAGGTGAGCACTGATGAGGCAGCGAGCATTCTCGCGGAACACGACAGTGTTAGCCTGCACATCGAACGGGAGATCCGGTCGGCTGACGCGTTCGAGACAGTCGTCGATCCCACGTTCAGGGGTAGTGGACCAACAGTCTGCGAGCCCGTAATCATCGACGGTCTCCTCGCGGAACACGCGATGGACGGTTACCAGCGT
This Halorientalis sp. IM1011 DNA region includes the following protein-coding sequences:
- a CDS encoding ImmA/IrrE family metallo-endopeptidase, whose translation is MATSDNTTFDDRETRDEQMRATIDEWVEDLTDLVDEAQASAEFQEWLDVKSRFHDYSHRNTLLIKQQCPEATKVAGYRTWQEEFDRHVQEGESAIWIWAPIITTRCPECENAPSYHGESDCEYDETPPEEWDQGLVGFKPAPVFDVSQTEGEPLPELDTETYGDGSELVDALQSAALTLDVEVQIVAESDWSHPGAKGVCSQSGGDQLPVVKAKNRANDADLATTLIHEYAHALLHFQVADDSERAKREVEAEAVAYVVGRYFGLDTRNAAFYLAAWAEDNTETITDRLQRISTTATTVIDAVNDQLGDYTT